The DNA sequence CCAGGCCCCGGTGATGCGAGTGGCGCTGTATGCGGCGGAACCCATCAAGATCGGCGAGGTTGGGCCGCTCTCGCCTCCCGGCGGCTACGAAGACGGCAAGTTGATGCTGGACGCCGCCCAGATGGCCGTGGAGGAGATCAACGCGGCCGGCGGCGTGCTCAGCCGGCCGATCAAGCTCATCGAGGCGGATACGCGCGGGAAGCCGGAAGAGGGTACCGCGGCCGCCGAGCGGCTGATCACCCAGGAAAAGGTCGCGGCCATCTTCGGTGAGTTCCACAGCGGCGTGTTCCTGGCCGAGATGGAGGTCGCGCACAAGAACGGCATCCCGATCGTTGCCGTTGACGTCTGGAACAATAAGATCACGGCCAAGGGCTACGCCGAGGT is a window from the bacterium genome containing:
- a CDS encoding ABC transporter substrate-binding protein, whose protein sequence is MHVRGRWIAAGVATLLIFGLVIIQAPVMRVALYAAEPIKIGEVGPLSPPGGYEDGKLMLDAAQMAVEEINAAGGVLSRPIKLIEADTRGKPEEGTAAAERLITQEKVAAIFGEFHSGVFLAEMEVAHKNGIPIVAVDVWNNKITAKGYAEVFRVAPNQAIIANRYADWIAAAGFKNVLVMYEKTPGGEG